One part of the Ktedonobacterales bacterium genome encodes these proteins:
- a CDS encoding Nramp family divalent metal transporter: MALLAEAMRRRREAALRETQEVAVGDRRMVAAAQASLSGKSRGIWRVLPFLGPAFIACVAYIDPGNFATNIQGGAAFGYQLLWVIVASNLIAVLIQTLSAKLGIATGLNLPEVCAKHLSRKASLSLWLMAELAAMATDLAEFVGAALGFYLLLHIPLFLAGLLTGVVTFLLLGMRRFGFRPLEATIIVLVAVIAGSYLIEVLLARPDAGQIAFHAVTPLLNGESALLAVGILGATVMPHVVYLHSALTQQRIVPKTDQEARRVFRFEQIDIWIAMGLAGLVNGAMLIMAASVFFGHGLTEVATLEEAYQTLIPLLGSAAGVIFALALLASGLSSSTVGTMAGQVIMQGFTGWRIPNWLRRFITMLPALVVLGIGIDPTATLVISQVVLSFALPFAIVPLLLFTRRRDIMGALVNHRLTTALGAAVTLVIIALNLFLLYQVFSGLF; encoded by the coding sequence ATGGCGTTATTGGCTGAAGCAATGAGGCGGCGGCGTGAGGCGGCCCTGCGCGAAACGCAGGAGGTGGCGGTAGGAGACCGCCGGATGGTAGCGGCGGCGCAGGCGTCGTTATCGGGCAAGAGCCGGGGTATCTGGCGCGTGCTGCCGTTTTTAGGTCCGGCCTTTATCGCCTGTGTGGCCTATATTGATCCAGGCAATTTCGCCACCAATATTCAAGGTGGCGCGGCGTTTGGCTATCAACTGCTGTGGGTGATCGTGGCAAGCAACTTGATCGCGGTGCTGATCCAGACGTTATCCGCCAAGCTGGGCATTGCGACGGGGCTGAATCTGCCGGAGGTCTGCGCCAAGCATTTGTCGCGGAAAGCGAGCCTGAGCCTGTGGCTGATGGCCGAACTGGCGGCTATGGCAACCGATCTGGCGGAGTTTGTAGGCGCGGCGCTGGGCTTTTATCTGCTGCTGCATATCCCCCTTTTCCTGGCGGGTCTGCTGACCGGCGTGGTCACGTTTCTGCTGCTGGGGATGCGGCGCTTTGGCTTTCGCCCCCTGGAAGCGACCATTATCGTCTTGGTCGCGGTCATTGCGGGCAGTTACCTGATCGAAGTGCTGCTGGCGCGCCCGGACGCCGGACAAATCGCGTTCCACGCGGTGACGCCGCTGCTCAACGGCGAGAGCGCGCTGCTGGCCGTCGGGATATTAGGCGCGACGGTGATGCCCCACGTCGTCTATCTGCATTCGGCGCTGACCCAACAGCGCATTGTGCCGAAGACAGACCAGGAGGCGCGGCGCGTCTTCCGCTTCGAGCAGATTGACATCTGGATTGCGATGGGGCTGGCGGGTCTGGTGAACGGGGCGATGCTGATCATGGCGGCTTCGGTCTTTTTCGGGCATGGCCTCACCGAAGTGGCAACGCTCGAAGAGGCCTATCAGACGTTGATCCCGCTGCTGGGTTCGGCGGCGGGCGTGATCTTCGCGCTGGCGCTGCTGGCCTCTGGCCTGTCGTCTTCGACGGTGGGTACGATGGCCGGGCAGGTAATTATGCAGGGCTTCACCGGCTGGCGCATCCCCAACTGGCTGCGCCGGTTCATCACCATGCTTCCGGCGCTGGTGGTGCTGGGCATTGGTATTGATCCCACCGCAACGCTGGTCATCAGCCAGGTGGTTCTCAGCTTTGCGCTGCCCTTTGCGATTGTGCCGCTGCTGCTCTTCACGCGCCGCCGCGACATCATGGGCGCGCTGGTGAATCACCGCCTGACAACGGCGCTGGGGGCAGCCGTCACGCTGGTGATTATCGCGCTGAACCTCTTCCTGCTCTATCAGGTCTTCAGCGGCCTGTTTTAG
- a CDS encoding metal-dependent transcriptional regulator — MTKSELRHKLAPSEAVEDYLKTIYLLREEALARGESGRVTTNALAERLDVEPGSVTGMLKKLAGEKDDAPKLVRHTPYHGVELTEVGEKLALEIVRHHRLLELYLTRVLGFKWDEVHEQADEMEHVISEEFEEKIDHMLGEPVTDPHGDPIPTRSGKLPEQPGLVALADLEPGRSARICRVRDQTPELLRHLETLHLLPETVVTVLERAPFGGPLRLRIVEPAGEPAGVANGESGLGIDRAEREQSIGPQLAASILVKRLAE; from the coding sequence ATGACTAAATCGGAATTGAGGCACAAACTCGCGCCAAGCGAGGCCGTCGAAGATTATCTCAAGACCATTTATCTGCTGCGCGAAGAGGCGCTGGCGCGCGGGGAATCGGGGCGCGTGACGACGAACGCGCTGGCCGAACGGCTGGACGTGGAACCCGGCTCGGTGACGGGCATGCTCAAGAAGCTCGCGGGGGAAAAGGACGACGCGCCCAAGCTGGTGCGCCACACGCCGTATCATGGCGTGGAGTTGACCGAGGTGGGCGAAAAGCTGGCGCTGGAAATCGTGCGCCATCATCGGCTGCTGGAACTGTATCTGACGCGCGTGCTGGGTTTCAAGTGGGATGAGGTGCATGAGCAGGCGGATGAGATGGAGCATGTGATCTCCGAGGAGTTCGAGGAGAAGATCGATCACATGCTGGGCGAGCCGGTGACAGACCCACACGGCGACCCGATCCCCACGCGCTCTGGCAAACTGCCGGAACAGCCGGGACTGGTCGCGCTGGCCGATCTGGAGCCAGGGCGCTCCGCGCGCATCTGCCGCGTGCGCGATCAAACCCCGGAACTGCTGCGCCATCTGGAGACGCTGCATCTGCTGCCTGAGACGGTGGTGACGGTGCTGGAGCGCGCCCCATTTGGGGGGCCGCTGCGCCTGCGCATCGTGGAGCCAGCGGGCGAACCGGCAGGTGTCGCCAACGGCGAGTCGGGCCTGGGGATAGACCGGGCCGAGCGCGAGCAGAGCATTGGGCCACAACTGGCCGCTTCTATTCTGGTCAAACGATTAGCAGAGTGA
- a CDS encoding type ISP restriction/modification enzyme, with product MKITAQHKAILDYERTLEGFRSQGITHEQGLRPAFQHLLLTLGREVGWTIFVEQKLAASGKRPDATLRDGFFDRGYWEAKDTRDDLNTEIRKKLNNDGYPSFNIIFEDTRQIVLYQNGQEKDRCQMRDRSRLAQVLELFFTYSEPPIEEFHLAVREFKERIPDLAQRLLERIREERAANRAFVAAFEQFHALCQQAINPQISLAAIEEMLVQHLLTERLFRTVFDNPDFITHNVIAIEIEKVITALTSRSFNRNVFLKGLDKFYTAIETAARDITDWSEKQAFMNIVYERFFQGFAVKQADTYGIVYTPQQIVDFMVASVDDVLRREFGKDLSAEGVQILDPATGTGSYIVNILRRVSGAALERKYRRELFANEIMLLPYYIASLNIERAYYDRTGHYLPFEGICFADTLDLAAERHQLSLFSEANTDRIERESQAEITVIIGNPPYNVGQVNENDNNKNRQYKQVDGRVRDTYAAASKATNKNALSDVYVKFFRWATDRLGDRDGIVCFVSNNSFLSGIAFDGFRKHLLQEFTQIYHFDFKGNARTSGERRRAEGGNIFDDKIRVGVGITILVRSRQQSKKKVWYHSVGDFWPAARKREYLHSFRNLSEVSWQPLIIDAQHNWLVTDLAPEFTDFLPIGSQEAKSERALDVEAIFKNYGRGVATSRDDWAYDYNRDALIKKIKRMIETYNTELDRWKRRENKALSVDDFVTYDDTRIKWSRDLKLDIQRGHYAAFADTKIRLALYRPFCKQWLFFDRILNEEVYQLPQFFPTPASEAENNVICVSGIGSNKPFQALMTNIIPCLDLLEKTQCFPYYTYAEDGSSRRENITDWALKQFQAQYGNEVGKRDIFHYVYALLHHPQYRQRYAENLKRELPRIPLLPERAAFDALVQTGAALAHLSLHYEQAEPSPLPLKETPGERFTYTVKKMRLAPDRQSVIVNDAITLAGIPPACFDYRLGNRSALEWVIDQYQVSTDPRSGITSDPNRADEPDYIVNLLRRVVTVSLATVKIVAALPDLPDLRAGP from the coding sequence ATGAAGATCACCGCACAACACAAGGCCATTCTCGATTACGAGCGCACACTGGAAGGGTTTCGCAGCCAGGGCATCACCCACGAGCAAGGGCTGCGCCCCGCGTTCCAACACCTGCTGCTGACATTGGGCCGCGAAGTCGGCTGGACGATCTTTGTCGAGCAGAAGCTCGCCGCCAGTGGCAAGCGTCCCGACGCCACCCTGCGCGACGGCTTCTTTGATCGCGGCTATTGGGAAGCCAAGGACACCAGAGACGACCTCAACACCGAGATTCGCAAGAAGCTCAACAACGACGGCTACCCCTCGTTCAACATCATCTTCGAGGATACCCGCCAGATCGTCCTCTACCAGAACGGCCAGGAGAAAGACCGCTGCCAGATGCGTGACCGCTCGCGTCTGGCCCAGGTGTTGGAACTGTTTTTCACCTACAGCGAGCCGCCCATCGAAGAGTTTCATCTGGCGGTGCGTGAGTTCAAGGAGCGCATCCCCGATCTGGCGCAACGCCTGCTGGAGCGCATCCGCGAAGAACGCGCCGCCAACCGCGCCTTTGTCGCCGCCTTCGAGCAGTTCCACGCCCTCTGCCAGCAGGCCATCAATCCGCAGATCAGCCTGGCCGCCATCGAAGAGATGCTCGTCCAGCACCTGCTGACCGAACGACTCTTCCGCACCGTCTTCGATAACCCTGACTTCATCACCCATAATGTGATCGCCATCGAGATCGAGAAGGTCATCACCGCCCTGACCAGCCGCAGCTTCAACCGCAACGTGTTCCTCAAGGGGCTGGACAAGTTCTATACGGCCATCGAGACAGCAGCCAGGGACATCACCGACTGGTCCGAAAAACAGGCGTTCATGAACATCGTCTACGAACGCTTCTTCCAGGGCTTTGCCGTCAAACAGGCCGATACCTATGGCATCGTCTATACCCCCCAGCAGATCGTGGACTTCATGGTCGCCAGCGTGGACGACGTGCTGCGCCGCGAGTTCGGCAAAGACCTCAGCGCCGAGGGCGTCCAGATTCTGGACCCGGCCACCGGCACCGGCAGCTATATCGTCAACATCCTGCGCCGCGTCTCTGGCGCGGCCCTGGAGCGCAAATACCGCCGCGAACTCTTCGCCAACGAGATCATGCTGCTGCCCTATTACATCGCTTCGCTCAACATCGAGCGCGCCTATTACGACCGCACCGGCCACTACCTGCCCTTCGAGGGCATCTGCTTTGCCGACACGCTCGACCTGGCCGCCGAACGCCACCAACTGAGCCTCTTCAGCGAAGCCAACACCGACCGCATCGAACGCGAAAGCCAGGCCGAAATCACCGTCATCATCGGCAACCCGCCCTATAACGTCGGCCAGGTCAACGAGAACGACAACAACAAGAACCGGCAGTATAAGCAAGTGGATGGCCGCGTGCGCGACACCTACGCCGCCGCCTCAAAAGCCACCAACAAAAACGCGCTCTCGGATGTCTATGTCAAGTTCTTCCGCTGGGCCACTGATCGGCTAGGGGACCGTGATGGCATCGTTTGCTTCGTCAGCAACAATAGTTTTCTCAGTGGCATTGCTTTCGATGGCTTTCGCAAGCACCTTTTGCAAGAGTTCACTCAAATCTACCACTTTGACTTCAAGGGTAATGCCCGCACATCTGGCGAGCGGAGAAGGGCCGAAGGTGGCAATATCTTTGACGATAAGATTCGCGTAGGAGTTGGTATCACCATTCTGGTGCGCTCACGCCAACAAAGTAAGAAGAAGGTCTGGTATCACAGCGTTGGTGATTTCTGGCCTGCCGCGCGTAAACGTGAATATTTGCACTCATTCAGAAACCTGAGCGAAGTTTCCTGGCAGCCCCTCATCATTGATGCGCAACACAACTGGCTCGTAACTGATCTTGCGCCAGAGTTTACCGACTTCTTACCGATAGGGTCACAAGAAGCTAAGTCCGAGCGCGCGCTTGATGTAGAAGCGATCTTCAAGAACTATGGACGTGGTGTGGCAACAAGCCGCGATGATTGGGCCTATGACTATAACCGCGATGCGCTTATCAAGAAGATCAAGCGCATGATCGAAACCTATAACACAGAACTAGACAGATGGAAGCGGCGCGAAAATAAAGCTCTATCGGTTGATGACTTCGTGACCTACGATGATACCAGGATCAAATGGAGTCGTGATCTGAAGCTTGATATTCAACGCGGCCACTATGCAGCGTTTGCTGATACAAAGATACGTCTTGCCCTTTATCGCCCGTTCTGCAAGCAATGGCTCTTCTTTGATCGCATTCTGAACGAGGAAGTCTATCAACTTCCTCAATTCTTTCCCACTCCTGCCAGCGAAGCAGAGAACAACGTTATTTGTGTCAGTGGGATTGGCAGTAACAAGCCATTTCAAGCCCTGATGACTAACATTATCCCATGTCTCGATCTCCTAGAAAAGACCCAGTGCTTCCCATACTACACCTATGCCGAGGATGGCAGCAGCCGCCGGGAGAACATCACCGATTGGGCGCTGAAGCAGTTCCAGGCGCAGTATGGCAACGAAGTCGGCAAGCGCGACATCTTCCACTACGTCTACGCCCTGCTGCATCATCCCCAGTACCGCCAGCGTTACGCCGAAAACCTCAAGCGCGAACTGCCGCGCATCCCGCTGCTGCCGGAGCGCGCCGCCTTCGACGCGCTTGTCCAGACGGGCGCGGCGCTGGCCCATCTGAGCCTGCATTACGAGCAGGCCGAACCCTCTCCCCTGCCACTCAAAGAAACCCCTGGCGAGCGTTTCACCTACACCGTCAAAAAGATGCGCCTCGCCCCCGACCGGCAGAGCGTCATCGTCAACGACGCGATCACTCTGGCAGGCATCCCGCCCGCATGCTTCGACTATCGGCTGGGCAATCGTTCCGCCCTGGAATGGGTCATTGACCAGTATCAGGTCAGCACCGACCCGCGCAGCGGCATCACCAGCGACCCCAACCGCGCCGACGAACCGGACTACATCGTCAACCTGCTCAGGCGCGTCGTCACCGTCAGCCTGGCAACCGTCAAGATCGTGGCCGCCCTGCCCGACTTGCCGGACCTGCGGGCGGGGCCGTAG
- a CDS encoding DUF6585 family protein: MSQQARVSSESAFPQEAFSYAGLYRLGQPVAVYRVALRQNIILGIIALLLGGVFAMVVISGESSGNSIIFMLILVLLCLAGGVYYLALHPLLHGSWRIYVYTDGWVFLKGNQAIPCRWDQVAFVWQRIIRYYRNGVYAGTSYKYTVQRADGVQMVLTNVFRNVNQLGDRIQSEVTSRLTPQALAAVRAGQTLPFGRFSINWQGLATPKEVIPWSEAPQVSIGSGWVTIQRRGQRKGTPYGKVDSIPNLYVFLKVADALAKGQAR; encoded by the coding sequence GTGTCGCAGCAGGCGCGTGTTTCCTCTGAGTCGGCGTTCCCGCAGGAAGCCTTTTCCTATGCCGGACTGTATCGCCTGGGCCAGCCGGTGGCGGTCTATCGGGTCGCTTTGCGCCAGAATATCATCCTGGGGATTATTGCTCTGCTCCTGGGCGGTGTGTTTGCGATGGTGGTGATCTCTGGCGAGTCGTCGGGCAATTCCATCATCTTTATGCTGATCCTGGTCCTCCTCTGCCTGGCGGGGGGCGTCTATTACCTCGCGCTGCATCCCCTGCTGCATGGCTCCTGGCGCATCTATGTCTATACGGATGGCTGGGTGTTCCTGAAGGGGAACCAGGCGATCCCGTGTCGCTGGGATCAGGTGGCCTTTGTCTGGCAGCGGATCATTCGCTACTATCGCAATGGCGTCTATGCCGGTACCTCATACAAGTACACTGTTCAGCGGGCCGATGGCGTCCAGATGGTCCTGACCAATGTGTTTCGCAATGTGAACCAGTTGGGCGACCGCATTCAGAGCGAGGTGACGAGTCGGCTGACTCCACAGGCGCTCGCGGCGGTCCGCGCGGGCCAGACGCTGCCCTTTGGCCGGTTCAGCATCAATTGGCAGGGGCTGGCAACCCCCAAAGAGGTGATTCCCTGGAGCGAAGCGCCGCAGGTGAGCATCGGTTCGGGGTGGGTGACGATTCAGCGGCGCGGCCAGCGCAAAGGGACGCCCTATGGCAAGGTAGACAGCATCCCCAATCTGTACGTGTTCTTGAAGGTGGCGGATGCGCTGGCGAAGGGGCAGGCGCGCTGA
- a CDS encoding transglycosylase: MMTVTLVQLLIWAIIAAVVGLIGELIAGRRGPAGIIGAVLLGWLAIFLIVGVFHFHIVGEPVLSGVPIISSIIAAAVLALLYSLVFRRPVSDRRFLR, translated from the coding sequence ATGATGACTGTGACCCTTGTCCAACTGCTGATCTGGGCGATTATTGCTGCGGTGGTCGGCCTGATCGGGGAACTGATCGCCGGACGGCGCGGACCCGCCGGAATTATCGGCGCGGTGCTGCTGGGCTGGCTGGCTATTTTTCTGATCGTGGGCGTCTTCCACTTCCACATTGTTGGGGAGCCGGTGCTGTCGGGCGTGCCGATCATCAGTTCGATTATTGCCGCTGCGGTTCTGGCGCTGCTCTATAGCCTGGTGTTCCGTCGCCCGGTGTCGGATCGCCGGTTTCTCCGATAA
- a CDS encoding cation:proton antiporter, which translates to MILWFTLLAVVLTVSALVAGLVKRGPLSFPMLFFGLGLLLGGGALGVVSLDAHSPALVSVATVSLALVLFLDAANLDVGELRRDWRVPLLALGPVTLLTVAGIAVAAHFLFGVALAPSLLLGAVLATTDPVVMRDVVSNEQIPRSVRQTLKVEAGMNDIVVLPLVLVLIAVLEAASRSALDWAVFLAELLLLSPLVGLALGGIGAWLMGKIDARQSVPREYQALYGLGLVLASYVAAQAVGGDGFLAAFFAGLAVTIFDVTLCDCFMDYGEVTAEMAMLLAFILFGVVLSSLLPLALLVPSLALAGLVILVVRPLAVGLVLRRAKMSLAARAFIGWFGPRGLSALLLALLVVEADLPGSELLLAIVGMVALVSVIAHGVTATPFSAWYARHVARAVSTMPEERVGTTAGLFEEEASDAPRLTPEALANQLAGPEPPLVLDVRARASYEGASGQIPGSVRVLPDHVGDWAAQHTPGRPVVAYCT; encoded by the coding sequence ATGATCCTGTGGTTCACCCTGCTTGCCGTTGTGCTGACGGTTTCGGCTCTGGTGGCCGGGCTGGTGAAACGCGGCCCGCTGTCGTTTCCGATGCTGTTTTTCGGGCTGGGGCTGCTGCTGGGCGGGGGCGCGCTGGGCGTGGTGAGCCTGGACGCGCACAGCCCGGCGCTGGTGTCGGTGGCGACGGTCAGCCTGGCGCTGGTCCTGTTTCTGGACGCGGCGAACCTGGACGTGGGCGAACTGCGCCGCGACTGGCGCGTCCCGCTGCTGGCACTGGGGCCGGTGACGCTGCTGACGGTGGCGGGGATCGCTGTGGCGGCGCACTTCCTCTTTGGGGTTGCGCTCGCGCCGTCGCTGCTGCTGGGGGCTGTCCTGGCAACCACCGACCCGGTGGTGATGCGCGATGTGGTGAGCAATGAGCAGATTCCGCGCTCGGTGCGCCAGACGCTGAAGGTGGAAGCGGGGATGAATGACATCGTGGTGCTGCCGCTAGTGCTGGTGTTGATCGCTGTCCTTGAGGCGGCCAGCAGAAGCGCGCTGGATTGGGCGGTCTTCCTGGCGGAACTGCTGCTGCTTAGCCCACTGGTGGGGCTGGCGCTTGGCGGCATCGGCGCTTGGCTGATGGGTAAGATTGACGCGCGCCAGAGCGTCCCCCGCGAGTATCAGGCGCTCTATGGGCTGGGGCTGGTGCTGGCGTCGTATGTCGCGGCGCAGGCGGTGGGCGGCGATGGCTTCCTGGCGGCATTCTTCGCGGGGCTGGCGGTGACGATCTTTGACGTGACGCTGTGCGATTGTTTCATGGATTATGGCGAAGTGACCGCCGAGATGGCGATGCTGCTGGCCTTCATTCTTTTTGGCGTTGTGCTTTCGTCGCTGCTGCCTCTCGCGCTGTTGGTCCCGTCGCTGGCGCTGGCGGGTCTGGTCATTCTGGTAGTTCGCCCGCTGGCGGTGGGTCTGGTGCTGCGCCGAGCCAAAATGAGTCTGGCGGCGCGCGCGTTTATCGGCTGGTTTGGGCCGCGCGGCCTGAGCGCGCTCTTGCTGGCTTTGCTGGTGGTGGAAGCTGACCTGCCGGGCAGCGAACTGCTGCTGGCGATTGTCGGCATGGTGGCGCTGGTGTCGGTTATCGCGCATGGCGTGACCGCTACGCCCTTTTCTGCCTGGTATGCGCGGCATGTGGCGCGGGCTGTCTCGACGATGCCGGAGGAGCGCGTGGGGACGACGGCGGGTCTTTTCGAGGAGGAGGCCAGCGATGCGCCGCGCCTGACGCCGGAGGCACTGGCGAACCAACTGGCCGGACCAGAGCCGCCTCTTGTGCTGGACGTGCGCGCTCGCGCTTCGTATGAGGGGGCCAGCGGGCAGATTCCCGGCAGCGTGCGCGTGCTGCCCGACCACGTGGGCGATTGGGCAGCACAGCACACGCCTGGCCGCCCTGTCGTGGCCTACTGTACCTGA
- a CDS encoding HdeD family acid-resistance protein, with the protein MSTSDTEAGAFGADYTRARAETLAKQAKWSLIVRGILAIIFGILVWVWPGITLLVLIILFGIFALASGIFALAAAYQAYKKHHGWWLLVLSGVLGIIAGIIAFVWPAETALILLYIIAVWAIVTGVAEIIAAFNAERTSGDEWLLVIGGVLSIIFGIILFIFPGVGVLALVWLIGLYAILYGIFLLVSAFSAGRFQKEMRAPTTGVA; encoded by the coding sequence GTGAGTACCTCCGATACAGAGGCGGGCGCCTTCGGGGCCGACTATACGCGGGCAAGAGCCGAGACGTTGGCAAAACAGGCCAAATGGTCGTTGATCGTGCGCGGCATCCTGGCAATTATATTCGGGATTCTGGTCTGGGTCTGGCCGGGGATTACGCTGCTGGTGCTGATCATCTTGTTCGGCATCTTCGCGCTGGCAAGCGGTATCTTTGCGCTCGCGGCTGCTTATCAGGCATACAAGAAGCATCACGGCTGGTGGCTGCTGGTCCTCTCTGGCGTGCTGGGCATCATCGCGGGCATCATTGCCTTTGTCTGGCCGGCAGAAACCGCGTTGATCCTGCTGTATATCATCGCCGTCTGGGCCATCGTCACGGGCGTCGCTGAAATTATCGCCGCCTTCAACGCCGAGCGAACATCCGGCGATGAGTGGCTGCTGGTGATAGGCGGGGTACTCTCGATCATCTTCGGGATCATCCTGTTTATCTTCCCAGGTGTGGGTGTGCTGGCGCTCGTCTGGCTGATTGGCCTCTACGCCATCCTCTACGGCATCTTCCTGCTGGTCAGCGCCTTCTCGGCAGGGCGATTCCAAAAAGAGATGCGCGCGCCGACAACAGGCGTCGCCTGA